A single genomic interval of Pomacea canaliculata isolate SZHN2017 linkage group LG5, ASM307304v1, whole genome shotgun sequence harbors:
- the LOC112564515 gene encoding uncharacterized protein LOC112564515 has translation MPKIPVMSSSTSSSSSTSTTAEKTEPRPKVDPSFKSKRYRDKLRTEVKALEGLLPVDRTSLSRKLDSQTVFRLVIAFLRTQGYFQALGFQNGQTEAADDAVDDYQENAQDVQGINELVNGFSCLQVRHTNDITIISHR, from the exons ATGCCAAAGATTCCAGTGATGTCGTCATcaacttcatcatcttcatcaaccTCCACAACAGCGGAGAAGACTGAACCCAGACCAAAAGTGGACCCGAG CTTCAAGTCCAAGCGATACAGAGACAAACTACGGACAGAGGTGAAGGCACTGGAGGGACTTCTGCCCGTGGATCGCACCTCTCTCAGCCGCAAACTGGACAGCCAGACAGTCTTCCGGTTGGTCATTGCCTTCCTAAGGACACAGGGCTACTTTCAAG CACTTGGATTTCAAAATGGACAGACAGAAGCTGCAGATGATGCTGTAGATGATTATCAAGAAAATGCACAAGATGTTCAAGGCATAAATGAACTGGTGAAtggattttcttgtttacaggtaAGACATACTAATGATATAACAATCATTTCACACAGATGA
- the LOC112564514 gene encoding uncharacterized protein LOC112564514, producing the protein MVFAFIISTLTGERPFVLFYQVYTEIAPTISSEPSDSQSETVGHLSRTRGCKSHIAGIAETVHSEYQFRRETKSITAEEDLARLTNDDTLPDFEMGHFTVPLSSLSSTFAASDSMFVTWMGAAFTGFTLVCEACENRLLAEHILRLIVRFLQEHVRVLNQPMEVASRVERVNEVLKRILRNGNLLFLNHRAVRQIEKELDSSMKTLS; encoded by the coding sequence ATGGTATTCGCTTTTATTATTTCCACATTGACTGGGGAGAGACCTTTTGTCTTGTTCTATCAAGTGTATACAGAGATAGCTCCCACTATCAGTTCAGAACCATCCGATTCTCAATCTGAGACAGTTGGACATTTATCTAGAACCCGGGGCTGCAAAAGTCACATAGCAGGCATTGCGGAGACTGTGCACTCCGAGTACCAGTTTAGACGTGAAACGAAAAGTATAACAGCCGAAGAGGACCTAGCCAGGTTGACTAATGATGATACATTACCAGATTTTGAAATGGGGCATTTCACAGTGCCACTTTCCTCCTTATCCAGCACTTTCGCGGCCTCGGACAGCATGTTCGTGACGTGGATGGGGGCAGCTTTCACCGGATTCACTTTAGTATGCGAAGCGTGTGAGAATCGCTTGCTCGCGGAACACATTCTTCGACTTATTGTGCGATTTCTACAAGAGCATGTACGTGTTCTGAATCAACCAATGGAAGTTGCTTCACGTGTTGAGCGTGTGAATGAAGTGTTGAAACGTATTTTACGTAACGGAAACCTGCTTTTCCTAAATCACCGTGCAGTACGCCAAATTGAAAAGGAGCTGGACAGTTCCATGAAGACATTATCTTAA